In Citrus sinensis cultivar Valencia sweet orange chromosome 4, DVS_A1.0, whole genome shotgun sequence, one DNA window encodes the following:
- the LOC107177819 gene encoding cytochrome P450 714C2-like yields the protein MIGLMEECTMSMISKWESLLTESKGGVLDLLIDQDLRSLSAYIISRACFGSSYAQGKSTFVKLRAMQEVMSKPSLLFGLPNIRWLPTKSNREIRRLKKEVENLILKVVKDRQEESLKDGKNSKDLL from the exons ATGATTGGACTAATGGAAGAATGTACCATGTCAATGATTAGTAAATGGGAGAGCCTGTTAACAGAAAGCAAAGGAGGAGTTCTGGACTTGTTAATTGATCAAGATTTGAGAAGCCTTTCGGCTTATATCATCTCTAGAGCTTGTTTTGGTAGCTCTTATGCCCAAGGAAAAAGTACTTTTGTAAAGTTGAGGGCCATGCAAGAGGTCATGTCCAAACCCAGTTTACTTTTCGGACTTCCCAACATCAG ATGGCTTCCTACAAAAAGTAACAGAGAAATACGGAGGTTGAAGAAAGAGGTGGAGAATTTGATACTCAAAGTGGTCAAAGATCGTCAAGAAGAGAGTCTGAAGGATGGCAAAAATTCCAAGGACTTACTATAG
- the LOC102609782 gene encoding uncharacterized protein LOC102609782 — protein MGEPPEGQLNGAVLGGGGGGGGGGGLMLVAASETVGSKRQRRPSVRLGDIGGDHHHQQPYESHVRRITSTTTSNAAAKQFRSHHYVANVFDHKKDASKSSKVRALTNLNSNSGELNETLDENLDSIAIGSWKVKDSKKRGSTKRARTNWVSKNNETGGENNNKNDDVNNSNNFEVADYEEDLEDGYREFNMENSESPLKEQSPLHSLDNLAVDGHGREEFYCNRRGPIRGSRDHNDGMELSGPSDNDAREWNRGGSEDGVRIWLNSLGLGRYAPVFEVHEVDDEVLPMLTLEDLKDMGINAVGSRRKMYCAIQKLGKGFS, from the coding sequence ATGGGTGAGCCACCGGAGGGTCAATTAAACGGCGCCGTATTGGGGGGCGGCGgcggaggaggaggaggaggaggactGATGCTTGTAGCTGCTTCTGAAACCGTTGGATCAAAGCGTCAGCGAAGGCCAAGCGTTAGATTAGGTGACATTGGCGGCgaccaccaccaccagcagCCATACGAATCGCACGTGCGGAGAATCACCAGCACCACCACCTCTAACGCCGCGGCCAAGCAATTCAGGAGCCACCACTACGTGGCGAATGTTTTCGATCACAAAAAGGACGCTAGTAAGTCGTCAAAGGTTCGAGCTTTAACTAATCTGAACTCTAATTCTGGAGAATTGAACGAAACCCTAGATGAGAATCTCGATAGTATCGCGATTGGGAGCTGGAAAGTGAAGGATTCGAAGAAGAGGGGATCTACTAAAAGGGCCAGGACTAATTGGGTATCCAAAAATAACGAAACCGGTGGAGAGAACAATAACAAAAACGACGACGTtaacaacagcaacaatttTGAAGTTGCAGactatgaagaagatttggaaGATGGGTATCGCGAATTTAATATGGAAAATTCGGAGAGTCCTTTGAAAGAGCAGAGCCCGCTTCATTCTCTTGACAATTTAGCTGTTGATGGCCATGGAAGGGAGGAATTTTATTGCAATAGAAGGGGACCCATTAGAGGAAGTAGGGACCACAATGATGGAATGGAGTTATCTGGGCCGTCGGATAATGATGCAAGGGAGTGGAATAGGGGAGGTAGTGAAGATGGGGTAAGAATTTGGTTGAATAGTTTGGGGTTAGGGAGATATGCGCCAGTTTTTGAAGTACATGAGGTGGATGATGAGGTGTTGCCAATGTTGACATTAGAGGATTTGAAGGATATGGGGATAAATGCAGTGGGGTCGAGGAGGAAGATGTACTGCGCGATACAGAAACTTGGGAAAGGTTTTTCTTGA
- the LOC102609027 gene encoding sialyltransferase-like protein 2 isoform X2, protein MRLLQFAFLLALASGFAAILIYITGVSNLYEDYEALESLQNAFRKCVSANGLGLEAVSGEDYCQVKINFPKDTVPKWRDPNTGELESLSFDFNLCEAVAAWERVRNSTTILTKEYIDALPNGWEEYAWRRINKGVLLNRCQNKTLCMEKLSLVLPETPPYSPRQFGRCAVIGNSGDLLKTRFGKEIDGYDVVIRENGAPIQNYTDYVGKKSTFRLLNRGSAKALDKVVELDETRKEVLIVKTTIHDIMSKMIQEIPIKNPVYLMLGAAFGSAAKGTGLKALEFALSICDSVDMYGFTVDPGYKEWTRYFSESRKGHTPLHGRAYYQMMECLGLVKIHSPMRANPNRVVKWVPSRDKIRAARAASEKLLGMVGAGSSNPLDTCSLIKKRVKPALISSLRKAAIDHKKFVEDTTMYPLDHNPGHGQLCMVSS, encoded by the exons ATGAGGCTACTGCAGTTTGCTTTTCTACTTGCTTTGGCATCAGGATTCGCTGCTATCCTCATTTACATCACTGGTGTCTCCAATTTAT ATGAAGATTATGAGGCCTTAGAGTCTCTTCAGAATGCTTTCCGCAAGTGTGTG AGTGCAAATGGATTAGGTTTAGAAGCTGTCAGTGGTGAAGATTACTGCCAAGTGAAGATTAACTTTCCCAAAGATACTGTGCCTAAATGG AGAGATCCTAATACTGGAGAGCTTGAAAGTTTATCGTTTGACTTTAATCTCTGCGAGGCTGTAGCTGCATGGGAACGG GTGAGGAACAGTACTACAATTCTCACTAAGGAATACATTGATGCTTTACCAAATGGCTGGGAGGAATATGCGTGGCGTAGGATTAATAAAGGAGTACTTCT CAACCGCTGTCAGAATAAAACTTTATGTATGGAGAAGCTTTCCCTAGTACTTCCTGAAACACCACCATATTCTCCCCGACAGTTTGGTAGGTGTGCTGTTATTGGTAATTCTGGAGATCTCCTAAAAACGAGGTTTGGAAAGGAGATAGATGGTTATGATGTTGTTATTAGAGAGAATGGGGCACCAATTCAG AACTATACTGACTATGTGGGCAAGAAAAGTACATTTCGTCTTCTTAACAGGGGATCTGCCAAAGCTCTTGATAAAGTTGTAGAGTTAGATG AAACAAGGAAGGAGGTCCTGATAGTTAAAACCACTATTCATGACATCATGAGCAAGATGATTCAG GAAATCCCAATAAAAAATCCTGTATATCTCATGCTAGGGGCAGCCTTTGGTTCAGCGGCAAAGGGAACTGGACTCAAGGCTCTAGAATTTGCTCTTTCTATATGTGATTCGGTAGATATGTATGGTTTCACGGTGGATCCAGGTTATAAAGAATg gACCAGATATTTTTCTGAATCTCGAAAGGGTCATACTCCTCTGCATGGAAGGGCTTACTACCAGATGATGGAATGTTTAGGT CTGGTCAAAATCCATTCCCCAATGCGAGCTAACCCAAACCGCGTTGTGAAATGGGTACCGAGTCGTGATAAAATTAGAGCCGCTAGAGCTGCATCAGAGAAACTGTTGGG GATGGTTGGAGCAGGGTCTTCGAACCCACTTGATACATGTTCATTGATAAAGAAGCGAGTGAAGCCTGCATTGATTTCAAGCCTCAGAAAGGCTGCCATtgaccataaaaaatttgtggaaGATACGACCATGTACCCTTTGGATCACAACCCTGGACACGGTCAGCTTTGCATGGTGTCATCTTAA
- the LOC102609027 gene encoding sialyltransferase-like protein 2 isoform X1, which yields MRLLQFAFLLALASGFAAILIYITGVSNLYYNRISDEDYEALESLQNAFRKCVSANGLGLEAVSGEDYCQVKINFPKDTVPKWRDPNTGELESLSFDFNLCEAVAAWERVRNSTTILTKEYIDALPNGWEEYAWRRINKGVLLNRCQNKTLCMEKLSLVLPETPPYSPRQFGRCAVIGNSGDLLKTRFGKEIDGYDVVIRENGAPIQNYTDYVGKKSTFRLLNRGSAKALDKVVELDETRKEVLIVKTTIHDIMSKMIQEIPIKNPVYLMLGAAFGSAAKGTGLKALEFALSICDSVDMYGFTVDPGYKEWTRYFSESRKGHTPLHGRAYYQMMECLGLVKIHSPMRANPNRVVKWVPSRDKIRAARAASEKLLGMVGAGSSNPLDTCSLIKKRVKPALISSLRKAAIDHKKFVEDTTMYPLDHNPGHGQLCMVSS from the exons ATGAGGCTACTGCAGTTTGCTTTTCTACTTGCTTTGGCATCAGGATTCGCTGCTATCCTCATTTACATCACTGGTGTCTCCAATTTAT ATTATAATCGGATTTCAGATGAAGATTATGAGGCCTTAGAGTCTCTTCAGAATGCTTTCCGCAAGTGTGTG AGTGCAAATGGATTAGGTTTAGAAGCTGTCAGTGGTGAAGATTACTGCCAAGTGAAGATTAACTTTCCCAAAGATACTGTGCCTAAATGG AGAGATCCTAATACTGGAGAGCTTGAAAGTTTATCGTTTGACTTTAATCTCTGCGAGGCTGTAGCTGCATGGGAACGG GTGAGGAACAGTACTACAATTCTCACTAAGGAATACATTGATGCTTTACCAAATGGCTGGGAGGAATATGCGTGGCGTAGGATTAATAAAGGAGTACTTCT CAACCGCTGTCAGAATAAAACTTTATGTATGGAGAAGCTTTCCCTAGTACTTCCTGAAACACCACCATATTCTCCCCGACAGTTTGGTAGGTGTGCTGTTATTGGTAATTCTGGAGATCTCCTAAAAACGAGGTTTGGAAAGGAGATAGATGGTTATGATGTTGTTATTAGAGAGAATGGGGCACCAATTCAG AACTATACTGACTATGTGGGCAAGAAAAGTACATTTCGTCTTCTTAACAGGGGATCTGCCAAAGCTCTTGATAAAGTTGTAGAGTTAGATG AAACAAGGAAGGAGGTCCTGATAGTTAAAACCACTATTCATGACATCATGAGCAAGATGATTCAG GAAATCCCAATAAAAAATCCTGTATATCTCATGCTAGGGGCAGCCTTTGGTTCAGCGGCAAAGGGAACTGGACTCAAGGCTCTAGAATTTGCTCTTTCTATATGTGATTCGGTAGATATGTATGGTTTCACGGTGGATCCAGGTTATAAAGAATg gACCAGATATTTTTCTGAATCTCGAAAGGGTCATACTCCTCTGCATGGAAGGGCTTACTACCAGATGATGGAATGTTTAGGT CTGGTCAAAATCCATTCCCCAATGCGAGCTAACCCAAACCGCGTTGTGAAATGGGTACCGAGTCGTGATAAAATTAGAGCCGCTAGAGCTGCATCAGAGAAACTGTTGGG GATGGTTGGAGCAGGGTCTTCGAACCCACTTGATACATGTTCATTGATAAAGAAGCGAGTGAAGCCTGCATTGATTTCAAGCCTCAGAAAGGCTGCCATtgaccataaaaaatttgtggaaGATACGACCATGTACCCTTTGGATCACAACCCTGGACACGGTCAGCTTTGCATGGTGTCATCTTAA
- the LOC102577992 gene encoding putative bHLH transcription factor (The RefSeq protein has 3 substitutions compared to this genomic sequence) has translation MAAFSYQQHHHPFLLDSSEFIEEGSFFSQLYYPPKFPTHDDHQEMIVVNNNSNNLLDAAAVFKTSCGDNHNHHSDDNCNEPSNNNSLATKNQSTAVSSTEQQVTQSTVTTTATTTRMDKKRKNRTNASSSFNSAQSKDPREVKSKKQKKGNVNDAKKEEKENSPKADSEKKVAKEPPKDYIHVRARRGQATDSHSLAERVRREKISERMKILQKLVPGCDKVTGKAFMLDEIINYVQFLQNQVEFLSMKLASVNPMFYDFGMDLDNTFMVRPDDQQNLNSIIAASASAPQVQCSPTAQLTAFADTTTAFAPADHRNNYPVLDTALLLQQGQRPNALIYQDNGNSLLWDVEDQKQRFLNPSGFTSNLCSFN, from the exons ATGGCAGCCTTTTCATACCAACAACACCACCACCCTTTTCTTTTAGACTCGTCAGAGTTCATTGAGGAAGGCAGTTTTTTCTCTCAACTTTATTACCCACCAAAATTTCCTACTCATGATGATCATCAAGAGATgattgttgttaataataacaGCAATAATCTTCTTGATGCAGCTGCAGTTTTTGAAACTAGCTGTGGTGACAATCATGATCATCACAGTGATGATAATTGTAATGAGCCttctaataataattctttagcCACCAAAAACCAAAGCACTGCAGTGTCTTCAACTGAGCAGCAGGTCACTCAGAGTACTGTGACGACTACCGCTACTACTACTCGTATGGACAAGAAAAGGAAGAACAGAACTAATGCTTCCTCTTCTTTCAATTCTGCTCAGTCAAAG GATCCAAGAGAAGTGAAAAGCAAGAAGCAAAAGAAAGGCAATGTTAATGATgccaagaaagaagaaaaggaaaatagtCCTAAAGCTGATAGTGAGAAGAAAGTTGCTAAAGAACCTCCAAAAGATTACATTCATGTTAGAGCAAGGAGGGGTCAAGCAACTGACAGCCACAGCTTAGCAGAAAGG gtaagaagagagaaaattagtgagaggatgaaaattttgcaaaagctTGTTCCTGGCTGTGACAAG GTAACTGGTAAGGCCTTCATGTTGGATGAAATTATCAACTATGTACAGTTCTTACAAAACCAAGTGGAG ttCCTCTCAATGAAGCTTGCTTCTGTGAATCCCATGTTCTATGATTTTGGAATGGACCTAGATAACACATTCATGGTCAGGCCAGATGATCAGCAG AATTTGAATAGCATTATTGCTGCTTCAGCTTCAGCACCTCAAGTGCAATGCAGCCCCACAGCCCAGCTCACAGCTTTTGCTGACACAACCACTGCCTTTGCCCCAGCTGATCATCGCAATAACTATCCTGTTCTTGATACTGCATTTTTACTTCAACAAGGGCAGAGGCCAAATGCCTTAATCTATCAG GATAATGGGAATAGTCTCCTTTGGGATGTTGAAGACCAAAAACAAAGGTTTCTTAACCCATCTGGGTTCACCAGCAACTTGTGTTCTTTCAATTAA